The following proteins come from a genomic window of Botrytis cinerea B05.10 chromosome 14, complete sequence:
- the Bchul4 gene encoding Bchul4 — MAPWSSRLLTSSSARIDSGSSIATVGPAPDSPTKVRGRAKITEEDILDNAYGIPTLTTAGRPGPSGSNSSKPTSSHGRSMSHPFPSLFNSKKKVNAPTPPGIGFFDDDDISPEKNTGSRSSRVPEKDFLTGKCMTCNSSVSWPKELHTFRCKVCMTVNDLQAYTPAQNDGLRAAGGGKSTTYSGLSKPQFSRVPPLSVEKTRRIAERCITTYLINRLKHEEADASNTLSSSPKSPTCETTESPQEYQYPRHFNQPGSQALPIRPPPPGRGNSSGDRPSIDAHRRPGSRSMPYSTSSPGSFLGAHMEKRDRMGSGTYTKQLASQPPSRSPPNPPGKFDEPVHGRQDNVTRNLFRPLEEYIIASFSQFECINTSFSTTRQHPNPRAGSQSGLKNFMATIPDENDPQSETPLEELDPRMLMLGDIAENGSWWTGNQKETPEKNRTQRPGDTIRTNPHCDLTTVKSPRIDWPDLNEWYHIVLNPGRIWHRRLEELISRRSSPVVQAPTDSELAEIEDTITEAQLHLQRTLLKATESLLKRPGRPLQEPDNLRFLLIILANPLLYPGHGTTPRNSGPRAPSNDQKPEANDLNVTKIRGQPPSSKQPPNATKGASGQHSGIIKRIVGLLSNTPNECHHHIVSWFARYPEGHFQRTTELVGSFVTYRLTRQHGKPREADRPDLTSGLVPHMSSRESHNNAAAFHAALQAGQGTNKKKETKQKAVVYSDDWQIRAAARVMALLFSANNSGLHRKGKLLSSVQSPAEYLPKSTEPSIGTPIRALAAHGQMLPTSHFYNTLLDYSDLVADFEAWENKRSKFSFCQYPFFLSIWAKIQIMEHDARRQMEVKAREAFFNSIMTRKVVSQNLLLRVRRECLVEDSLKGVSEVVGTGGEEIKKSLKIEFKGEEGIDAGGLRKEWFLLLVREVFNPDHGMFSYDEDSHFCYFNPNSFETTDQYFLVGAVLGLAIYNSTILDVALPPFAFRKLLAAAPAAAPGATSHAKPSMTYSLEDLAEFRPALAHGLRQLLEFDGDVEETFCRDFVADVDRYGQTVQIPLCPDGDKKPVTNSNRREFVDLYVRYLLDNAVARQFEPFKRGFFTVCGGNALSLFRPEEIELLIRGSDEPLDISSLRAVSVCENWGAKDAAEREPVIQWFWESFQKADPKDQRKLLSFITGSSCIPAMGAASLIIKLNCLGDDSERYPVARTCFNALSLWRYATREKLEGRLWRAVHESEGFGLK, encoded by the exons atggcACCTTGGTCTAGTCGCCTACTTACTTCTTCGAGCGCACGGATCGATTCTGGCTCGAGCATTGCTACCGTTGGACCAGCACCTGATTCGCCGACGAAAGTAAGAGGGAGAGCAAAGATTACGGAGGAAGATATCTTGGATAATGCTTATGGCATTCCGACATTGACCACGGCCGGTCGGCCAGGTCCCTCGGGTTCGAATTCCTCAAAACCGACTTCGAGCCATGGGAGATCTATGAGCCATCCTTTTCCGTCGCTGTTCAATAGCAAGAAGAAGGTGAACGCGCCGACACCTCCTGGGATTGGGTTTTTCGATGACGACGATATATCACCGGAAAAGAATACAGGGTCTAGGTCTTCGAGGGTGCCAGAAAAGGATTTCTTGACGGGAAAGTGTATGACTTGCAATTCGAGCGTGAGTTGGCCGAAAGAGCTTCATACGTTTCGATGCAAAGTTTGTATGACAGTGAACGATCTTCAGGCATACACTCCGGCTCAGAATGATGGGCTCAGAGCGGCAGGGGGTGGTAAGTCTACGACTTACTCGGGGTTGAGTAAACCTCAATTTTCTAGAG TGCCGCCATTATCTGTCGAGAAAACTCGAAGAATTGCGGAACGATGCataactacctacctaatcAATCGACTAAAGCATGAAGAAGCCGATGCCTCTAATACACTGTCAAGTTCGCCAAAATCTCCTACATGCGAAACAACGGAATCCCCGCAAGAATATCAGTATCCCAGACATTTCAACCAACCCGGCTCCCAAGCACTTCCCATTAGACCCCCTCCTCCTGGACGCGGAAACAGTTCTGGAGATCGCCCAAGCATAGACGCTCACAGACGGCCAGGCTCACGTTCGATGCCCTACTCAACTTCATCCCCTGGCAGTTTCCTTGGCGCTCATATGGAAAAACGTGATCGAATGGGCTCTGGTACTTACACCAAACAACTGGCTAGTCAACCGCCAAGTAGAAGTCCTCCAAACCCGCCGGGAAAATTCGACGAGCCAGTTCACGGAAGACAAGACAATGTCACCAGAAACCTCTTTAGGCCCTTggaagaatatattatagcaTCTTTTAGCCAGTTCGAGTGTATCAATACCTCATTTAGTACTACGCGACAGCATCCCAACCCTAGGGCAGGAAGTCAGAGTGGTCTGAAGAATTTCATGGCCACTATTCCAGACGAAAATGACCCGCAGTCAGAGACTCCCTTGGAAGAACTTGATCCCCGAATGTTAATGTTGGGAGACATTGCAGAGAATGGTTCTTGGTGGACTGGAAATCAGAAAGAAACCCCTGAAAAAAATCGCACCCAACGACCTGGAGACACGATACGTACGAATCCTCATTGCGATCTTACTACAGTCAAATCGCCTCGTATAGACTGGCCTGATCTTAatgaatggtatcatattGTATTGAACCCGGGAAGAATTTGGCATCGCAGACTGGAAGAATTGATATCACGTCGATCCAGCCCGGTCGTGCAAGCGCCCACTGATAGTGAGCTTGCCGAAATTGAGGATACAATTACAGAGGCTCAGTTGCATCTTCAGAGAACTTTATTGAAGGCTACAGAGAGTCTATTGAAACGCCCCGGACGTCCTCTGCAAGAGCCTGATAATCTCCGATTTCTCTTGATCATCCTAGCCAACCCTCTTCTATACCCTGGACATGGTACCACTCCAAGAAATTCAGGACCGAGAGCGCCATCGAATGACCAGAAACCCGAAGCTAATGATCTCAATGTGACTAAAATTAGAGGTCAGCCTCCATCTTCTAAACAACCGCCAAATGCTACAAAAGGAGCGTCGGGCCAACACTCAGGAATCATCAAACGTATTGTGGGACTGCTTTCCAATACTCCAAATGAATGCCATCATCATATAGTTTCGTGGTTTGCTAGATATCCAGAGGGTCACTTCCAACGTACCACAGAATTGGTCGGCAGCTTTGTCACTTATAGGCTTACCAGACAGCATGGGAAACCTCGCGAGGCCGATCGACCTGACCTTACTTCTGGCTTAGTCCCTCATATGAGTTCTAGAGAATCTCATAATAATGCTGCAGCTTTCCACGCGGCTCTTCAAGCTGGGCAGGGTACTaataagaaaaaggaaaCGAAACAGAAGGCCGTTGTATATAGTGATGATTGGCAGATCAGGGCGGCTGCTAGGGTGATGGCACTTCTTTTCTCAGCCAATAATAGTGGGTTACATAGAAAAGGCAAGTTACTCAGTAGCGTTCAATCGCCAGCCGAGTATCTGCCAAAAAGTACGGAACCTAGTATTGGAACTCCTATCAGAGCTCTGGCCGCACATGGACAGATGTTACCGACAAGTCACTTTTACAATACCTTGCTCGATTATTCCGATCTTGTTGCTGATTTTGAGGCTTGGGAAAACAAGCGTAGcaagttttctttttgtcaATATCCATTCTTTCTCAGCATTTGGgcaaaaatccaaatcatGGAGCATGATGCTCGTCGTCAAATGGAAGTAAAGGCGAGAGAGGCGTTCTTTAATAGCATCATGACACGTAAAGTCGTCAgtcaaaatcttcttttgcGAGTCAGACGAGAGTGCTTGGTGGAGGATAGCTTGAAAGGGGTTAGTGAGGTTGTGGGGACTGGTGGTGAGGAGATCAAAAAGAGTTTAAAGATAGAATTTAAGGGCGAAGAGGGTATTGATGCTGGTGGCTTGAGAAAAGAATGgttccttcttcttgtgaGAGAAGTTTTTAATCCTGATCATG GCATGTTCTCATATGATGAGGACTCTCATTTCTGCTACTTTAATCCTAATAGCTTTGAAACGACCGACCAATATTTTCTTGTTGGGGCTGTACTTGGTTTGGCTATCTATAATTCGACTATTCTCGATGTGGCGCTGCCTCCTTTCGCTTTCCGAAAATTGCTCGCCGCTGCCCCAGCTGCAGCACCCGGTGCAACATCACATGCGAAACCTTCTATGACATATTCTCTCGAAGATTTAGCCGAATTTCGACCGGCTCTGGCTCATGGACTGAGACAACTCCTCGAGTTTGACGGTGATGTTGAGGAAACGTTTTGTCGCGATTTCGTAGCAGACGTTGATCGCTATGGACAAACAGTTCAAATACCTCTCTGTCCTGACGGCGACAAAAAACCAGTGACAAACTCCAATCGAAGAGAATTTGTGGATCTTTACGTGCGATATCTTTTAGACAATGCCGTAGCTCGACAATTTGAGCCCTTCAAGCGTGGATTCTTTACCGTCTGTGGAGGAAACGCATTATCACTTTTCCGACCCGAAGAAATTGAACTCCTCATTAGAGGCTCCGACGAGCCCCTAGACATATCTTCCCTCCGCGCCGTCTCAGTGTGTGAAAATTGGGGGGCAAAAGATGCAGCAGAGCGCGAACCAGTCATTCAATGGTTTTGGgaatcttttcaaaaagcGGATCCAAAGGATCAGAGAAAACTTTTAAGCTTCATCACAGGCAGCTCTTGTATTCCGGCAATGGGTGCAGCTAGTTTgattatcaaattgaattgttTGGGAGATGACAGTGAGAGATATCCGGTGGCAAGGACGTGCTTCAATGCGTTGAGTTTGTGGAGGTATGCGACGAGGGAAAAATTGGAGGGGAGACTTTGGAGAGCGGTCCATGAGAGTGAAGGATTTGGATTGAAGTAG
- the Bcdmats2 gene encoding Bcdmats2, with the protein MQDDFKPIEYSWKWDTGKLLSNGNMSKPDLRLVIEAIGPLTGTTQDPLNQVATGEILRELDSVNPKVDLTWFHQVSRAIFGDVDVTGAKDHIQAADLADVGSSSMFLAFQFLKGDPKSDSPIKAYFMPPGWAKSRGTDNRAHEKIIAAIRSLGHKDKHEWTTLDQLLSFFNDNENGRQLSTPFIVSTDCMISSECRLKIYVRTPRASFDSVVDILSMGGKRAGFEKNFQELKDLWRLTFDLPIGFSTSEDLPLREHGTSGMCYHFEIHQANALPDVKLYIPTKHYGQSDMKVAKGLTKYLELYGRGTYAADYMKALKQLAPLHQLETSSGVQSYISCALEKESLSLTTYFNPCIPLEIRDLLLVN; encoded by the coding sequence ATGCAAGACGACTTTAAGCCAATCGAATACAGTTGGAAATGGGACACTGGAAAATTGTTGTCGAACGGAAACATGTCGAAGCCTGATCTCAGACTGGTTATTGAGGCAATTGGTCCGCTCACCGGAACAACACAGGATCCTCTCAACCAGGTCGCCACCGGAGAAATTCTTCGCGAGCTAGACTCCGTAAACCCCAAAGTAGACTTGACTTGGTTTCATCAAGTGTCTCGTGCTATATTTGGAGACGTAGATGTCACTGGAGCTAAGGATCATATCCAAGCAGCAGATCTGGCCGATGTGGGCAGTTCGTCAATGTTTCTTGcctttcaatttctcaaaggCGACCCCAAGAGCGATTCTCCCATCAAGGCTTACTTCATGCCACCAGGATGGGCAAAGTCGAGAGGAACTGACAATCGAGCCCACGAAAAAATCATAGCAGCCATTCGAAGCCTCGGACATAAAGATAAGCATGAATGGACCACGCTAGATCAATTGTTGTCGTTTTTCAATGATAACGAGAATGGAAGACAATTGTCTACTCCTTTCATAGTCTCAACCGATTGCATGATATCTTCAGAATGtcgattgaagatatatgtTCGTACACCTAGAGCTAGCTTCGATTCTGTTGTAGATATTCTTAGCATGGGGGGGAAACGAGCAGGATTCGAGAAGAACTTTCAGGAACTCAAGGATCTTTGGCGCTTAACCTTTGACCTTCCAATTGGATTTTCAACATCGGAGGATCTACCCCTACGAGAGCATGGCACCAGTGGCATGTGCTACCATTTCGAAATTCACCAAGCAAACGCGCTTCCAGACGTCAAGCTATACATACCAACCAAGCACTATGGACAGTCAGACATGAAAGTTGCTAAAGGACTCACCAAATACCTTGAGCTTTATGGGCGAGGAACTTATGCGGCCGACTACATGAAAGCATTAAAGCAATTGGCACCTCTCCATCAGCTTGAGACCTCTTCTGGTGTCCAATCGTACATATCTTGTGcattggagaaggaaagtTTAAGCCTCACGACCTACTTTAATCCTTGCATCCCTTTGGAGATTAGAGATCTTTTGTTAGTAAATTGA
- the Bcdmats2 gene encoding Bcdmats2 — translation MSFAKYNSHRKETMASFSKLQNDMPDETSIEENINGLAIDKLAVPDSELASAVWESTSKWLPRRNDDCDFWWQSTGPQLGALLFHAGYSVAQQYEGLLFHYHVLVPRLGPRPTSSSLAGGSPYKWKSFMQDDFKPIEYSWKWDTGKLLSNGNMSKPDLRLVIEAIGPLTGTTQDPLNQVATGEILRELDSVNPKVDLTWFHQVSRAIFGDVDVTGAKDHIQAADLADVGSSSMFLAFQFLKGDPKSDSPIKAYFMPPGWAKSRGTDNRAHEKIIAAIRSLGHKDKHEWTTLDQLLSFFNDNENGRQLSTPFIVSTDCMISSECRLKIYVRTPRASFDSVVDILSMGGKRAGFEKNFQELKDLWRLTFDLPIGFSTSEDLPLREHGTSGMCYHFEIHQANALPDVKLYIPTKHYGQSDMKVAKGLTKYLELYGRGTYAADYMKALKQLAPLHQLETSSGVQSYISCALEKESLSLTTYFNPCIPLEIRDLLLVN, via the exons ATGTCTTTTGCAAAGTATAATTCTCATCGAAAAGAAACAATGGCATCCTTCTCCAAGTTACAAAATGACATGCCTGATGAAACATCCATAGAA GAGAATATCAATGGCCTAGCTATTGATAAGTTGGCTGTGCCTGATTCAGAACTAGCCTCTGCTGTTTGGGAGAGCACATCCAAGTGGCTTCCTCGACGAAATGATGATTGCGACTTTTGGTGGCAGTCAACCGGTCCTCAACTTGGTGCCCTACTTTTTCATGCTGGATACAGTGTCGCTCAGCAGTACGAGGGCTTGCTATTCCACTATCATGTTCT TGTACCGCGCCTTGGTCCTCGCCCAACATCGTCTTCCCTCGCTGGCGGGTCACCATATAAATGGAAGTCCTTCATGCAAGACGACTTTAAGCCAATCGAATACAGTTGGAAATGGGACACTGGAAAATTGTTGTCGAACGGAAACATGTCGAAGCCTGATCTCAGACTGGTTATTGAGGCAATTGGTCCGCTCACCGGAACAACACAGGATCCTCTCAACCAGGTCGCCACCGGAGAAATTCTTCGCGAGCTAGACTCCGTAAACCCCAAAGTAGACTTGACTTGGTTTCATCAAGTGTCTCGTGCTATATTTGGAGACGTAGATGTCACTGGAGCTAAGGATCATATCCAAGCAGCAGATCTGGCCGATGTGGGCAGTTCGTCAATGTTTCTTGcctttcaatttctcaaaggCGACCCCAAGAGCGATTCTCCCATCAAGGCTTACTTCATGCCACCAGGATGGGCAAAGTCGAGAGGAACTGACAATCGAGCCCACGAAAAAATCATAGCAGCCATTCGAAGCCTCGGACATAAAGATAAGCATGAATGGACCACGCTAGATCAATTGTTGTCGTTTTTCAATGATAACGAGAATGGAAGACAATTGTCTACTCCTTTCATAGTCTCAACCGATTGCATGATATCTTCAGAATGtcgattgaagatatatgtTCGTACACCTAGAGCTAGCTTCGATTCTGTTGTAGATATTCTTAGCATGGGGGGGAAACGAGCAGGATTCGAGAAGAACTTTCAGGAACTCAAGGATCTTTGGCGCTTAACCTTTGACCTTCCAATTGGATTTTCAACATCGGAGGATCTACCCCTACGAGAGCATGGCACCAGTGGCATGTGCTACCATTTCGAAATTCACCAAGCAAACGCGCTTCCAGACGTCAAGCTATACATACCAACCAAGCACTATGGACAGTCAGACATGAAAGTTGCTAAAGGACTCACCAAATACCTTGAGCTTTATGGGCGAGGAACTTATGCGGCCGACTACATGAAAGCATTAAAGCAATTGGCACCTCTCCATCAGCTTGAGACCTCTTCTGGTGTCCAATCGTACATATCTTGTGcattggagaaggaaagtTTAAGCCTCACGACCTACTTTAATCCTTGCATCCCTTTGGAGATTAGAGATCTTTTGTTAGTAAATTGA
- the Bcqcr8 gene encoding Bcqcr8 produces MRPTSILRSGGDGEVGKYGKYLGGWGNLGSQPQKGVASYALSANRQRPLAGALNAAIFNTWRRFRGQVLYVAPPFIIAYTAMEWAIERNEYLNSKPGRLEFGGEE; encoded by the exons ATGAGACCTACTTCAATCCTTAGATCTGGTGGTGACGGAGAGGTTGGAAAGTACGGAAA ATACCTTGGTGGCTGGGGTAACTTGG GCTCCCAACCCCAGAAGGGTGTCGCATCATATGCACTCAGTGCCAACCGACAACGTCCTCTCGCCGGCGCCTTGAACGCAGCTATCTTCAACACCTGGAGACGATTCCGTGGCCAAGTCCTTTATGTTGCACCACCATTCATTATCGCATACACTGCCATGGAATGGGCTATTGAGAG AAACGAATACTTGAACTCCAAGCCGGGAAGATTGGAGTTTGGTGGCGAGGAATAG
- the Bcphb1 gene encoding Bcphb1 gives MAQSLNNLYKFIVPLGIATAAVQSSIYDVKGGSRAVIFDRLSGVKETVVNEGTHFLIPWLQRSIIYDVRTKPRNISTTTGSKDLQMVSLTLRVLHRPEVQQLPKIYQNLGQDYDERVLPSIGNEVLKSIVAQFDAAELITQREAVSNRIRSDLLKRAQEFNIALEDVSITHMTFGKEFTRAVEQKQIAQQDAERARFIVEKAEQERQANVIRAEGEAESADTISKAVAKAGDGLIMIRRIEASREIAQTLASNPNVTYLPGGGEGGKEGGGKFLLGLR, from the exons ATGGCACAGTCTCTAAATAACCTCTACAAGTTCATCGTTCCTTTGGGAATTGCAACTGCGGCTGTTCAGTCCTCTATATATGATGTGAAGGGTGGCTCTCGAGCAGTTATTTTCGATCGTTTATCCGGAGTCAAGGAGACAGTCGTCAATGAGGGTACACATTTTTTGATTCCTTGGTTACAAAGAAGCATCATCTACGATGTACGCACGAAACCCAGAAACATTTCAACGACCACTGGAAGTAAGGATTTGCAAATGGTCAGCTTGACACTGAGAGTTCTACATAGACCTGAGGTCCAACAGCTGCCCAAGATCTACCAG AACCTGGGACAAGATTATGATGAGAGAGTTCTGCCCTCTATCGGAAACGAAGTCCTTAAATCCATCGTCGCTCAGTTTGATGCTGCTGAACTTATTACCCAGCGTGAAGCCGTCAGCAACCGCATTCGATCAGATCTCCTCAAGCGTGCccaagaattcaatattgcgCTCGAAGATGTCTCAATCACCCATATGACATTTGGTAAAGAATTCACTCGCGCTGTCGAACAAAAGCAGATTGCTCAACAAGATGCCGAAAGGGCGAGATTCATTGTTGAGAAGGCAGAGCAAGAAAGACAGGCCAACGTCATCCGTGCAGAGGGTGAAGCAGAGAGTGCAGATACTATTAGCAAGGCTGTTGCGAAGGCAGGAGATGGTCTGATTATGATTAGAAGAATTGAGGCTAGCAGGGAGATTGCACAGACCTTGGCAAGCAATCCTAATGTCACTTACTTACCCGGCGGTGGTGAGGGTGGCAAAGAAGGTGGTGGAAAGTTTTTGCTTGGCTTGAGATGA